The following proteins are encoded in a genomic region of Haloarcula marina:
- a CDS encoding sugar phosphate nucleotidyltransferase, translated as MRAVILAAGEGRRLGPMTEGRPKPMVPVGNRPVLESVVTAAVDAGVDEVVLVVGYARERIQNHFGDGDDWGVPIRYVVQDHQLGAAHALAQTESIVGGPFLVLHGDQPVGPELVRRLLDRWDATRTPTIATAQSDRPTEYGAVEVDAESVVSVSAAPTTDPPFLVNAGAYVFDSRVFDAVRDIESSDHGDYGMATALQRLADAGALSAVQHRGPWQDLTFPWDLLTANAAALRGREADVDAARVHETAAVSDGVAAAEGVTVGPQATLLPGTALGQNVRIGSSVTVSNAVVMADASIGDGAVLHDCVVGESVVIGPNATVEGGPATVRIGDAVHDEVGLGAVFGDRTTLRGNVTVAPGTVVGRDVTADTGTVLRGRIDSGERIRRG; from the coding sequence ATGCGTGCGGTGATACTCGCGGCGGGGGAAGGCCGCCGACTCGGGCCGATGACCGAAGGACGGCCGAAACCGATGGTCCCCGTCGGAAATCGACCGGTCCTCGAATCCGTGGTCACGGCCGCCGTCGACGCGGGCGTCGACGAGGTAGTGCTCGTGGTGGGCTACGCCAGAGAGCGCATCCAGAACCACTTCGGCGACGGCGACGACTGGGGCGTGCCGATTCGGTACGTCGTGCAAGACCACCAACTCGGCGCGGCCCACGCGCTGGCACAGACCGAGTCCATCGTCGGCGGCCCGTTCCTCGTCCTCCACGGCGACCAACCGGTCGGCCCCGAACTGGTCCGGCGGCTACTGGACCGCTGGGACGCGACCCGCACCCCGACCATCGCGACGGCCCAGTCCGACCGCCCGACGGAGTACGGCGCGGTCGAAGTCGACGCCGAATCGGTCGTCTCGGTGTCTGCCGCGCCGACGACGGACCCGCCGTTCCTCGTCAACGCCGGGGCGTACGTCTTCGACTCTCGGGTGTTCGACGCGGTCCGGGACATCGAATCGAGCGACCACGGGGACTACGGGATGGCGACGGCGCTCCAGCGACTCGCGGACGCGGGCGCGCTCTCGGCGGTCCAGCACCGCGGGCCGTGGCAGGACCTCACCTTCCCGTGGGACCTGCTGACGGCGAACGCCGCCGCGCTCCGGGGACGCGAGGCCGACGTGGACGCGGCCCGCGTCCACGAGACGGCGGCGGTGTCGGACGGCGTCGCGGCCGCCGAGGGCGTCACGGTCGGCCCGCAGGCCACGTTGTTGCCGGGGACCGCACTGGGACAGAACGTCCGCATCGGGTCGAGCGTGACCGTCTCGAACGCCGTCGTGATGGCGGACGCGAGTATCGGCGACGGCGCTGTGCTCCACGACTGCGTCGTCGGGGAATCGGTCGTCATCGGCCCGAACGCCACCGTCGAGGGCGGCCCCGCGACGGTCAGAATCGGCGACGCCGTCCACGACGAGGTGGGTCTCGGCGCGGTGTTCGGCGACCGGACGACCCTTCGCGGGAACGTGACCGTCGCACCGGGCACCGTCGTCGGGCGTGACGTGACGGCAGACACCGGCACCGTGCTGCGCGGACGAATCGACAGTGGCGAGCGGATACGGAGAGGGTAA
- a CDS encoding LamG domain-containing protein gives MEPDPPPDGDDGERTELSRRSLLKLTGLTALGTTSVAGCLGARDGERRLGYGGFPWRITDDVPAAAFAPHLPALVGAGDGLRAHWPLDGTGATATDAVGGNDGALRGSPQQGVPGVYDTRAYEFGTSADNYVEVADAAALRPAQLSFGGWFRTDSGANSQTVLQKADSRFGEEGYAVDVQTPNSLRAHVGVESGRAAVNPWGIGTNDGEWHHVFCTWDGTALVMYLDGAEVDRDTSQSGAVVHTTRSLYVGRGDNGYTTYYDMDGAIDDVRVYDRALSASEVTALSEGVSETPTATATPTATATATPTATETSTPTETPTATETPTPTPTATPTPTPTPTPTETPTATPTPTPTPTPTPTPTPTPTATPTPTPTATPTPTPTPDNGPTPVARWRFEETGGTVAADAVGAADGFLRGAPTLDTDGVFGTSGVAFDSNSDYVEVADAAALRPAELSFGGWFRTDSGINSQTVVQKADSRFGEEGYAVDVQTPNSLRAHVGAESGRASVNPFGLDTNDGRWHHVFCTWDGAALVVYFDGEEVGRDTSQSGPVVHTDRSLYVGRGDNGYTSYYGLVGSVDDVRVYDVALTASEVTALVEESGATPTPTPTETPTATPTETATPTPTPSETPTITETLTETLTPTATATATPIPNDEFGERGYGSYGYGGFLDTS, from the coding sequence ATGGAACCAGACCCGCCGCCAGACGGTGACGACGGGGAGCGCACCGAACTCAGTCGTCGGTCGCTCCTCAAACTGACCGGTCTCACCGCTCTCGGAACGACGTCTGTCGCCGGGTGCCTCGGCGCGCGAGACGGTGAACGTCGCCTGGGCTACGGGGGATTCCCGTGGCGCATCACGGACGACGTACCGGCGGCGGCGTTCGCGCCCCACCTTCCCGCGCTCGTCGGAGCAGGGGACGGCCTCCGCGCGCACTGGCCGCTGGACGGGACCGGGGCGACGGCGACTGACGCTGTCGGCGGGAACGACGGCGCGCTCCGCGGGTCACCCCAGCAGGGCGTCCCCGGCGTCTACGACACGCGCGCCTACGAGTTCGGGACCAGCGCCGACAACTACGTGGAGGTGGCCGACGCCGCCGCCCTCCGGCCCGCCCAACTCTCCTTCGGCGGATGGTTCCGCACCGACAGCGGTGCGAACAGTCAGACGGTTCTCCAGAAAGCCGACTCGCGCTTCGGCGAGGAAGGCTACGCCGTCGACGTCCAGACCCCCAACAGTCTACGCGCCCACGTCGGCGTCGAGAGCGGGCGTGCCGCCGTGAATCCGTGGGGCATCGGGACCAACGATGGAGAGTGGCACCACGTGTTCTGCACGTGGGACGGCACGGCCCTCGTGATGTACCTCGACGGCGCCGAGGTCGACCGGGACACCTCGCAGTCGGGTGCGGTCGTCCACACGACTCGCTCGCTGTACGTCGGCCGCGGCGACAACGGCTACACTACCTACTACGACATGGACGGCGCTATCGACGACGTTCGCGTCTACGACCGGGCGCTCTCGGCGAGCGAGGTCACCGCGCTGTCCGAGGGCGTGAGCGAGACGCCGACGGCCACTGCGACGCCGACCGCGACAGCCACCGCGACGCCCACGGCTACCGAGACGTCCACGCCGACGGAGACACCCACGGCGACCGAAACCCCGACGCCAACCCCAACAGCGACGCCCACGCCCACGCCGACTCCGACGCCAACGGAGACACCCACGGCCACACCTACCCCGACGCCGACGCCAACGCCGACACCCACGCCAACTCCGACACCCACGGCCACACCTACCCCCACGCCGACAGCGACGCCCACGCCGACGCCCACGCCCGATAACGGCCCCACCCCGGTCGCCCGCTGGCGCTTCGAGGAGACGGGTGGGACCGTCGCGGCCGACGCCGTCGGGGCCGCCGACGGCTTCCTCCGCGGGGCGCCGACGCTCGACACGGACGGCGTGTTCGGGACCTCCGGCGTCGCGTTCGACTCGAACAGCGACTACGTGGAGGTGGCCGACGCCGCCGCCCTCCGGCCCGCCGAACTCTCCTTCGGCGGGTGGTTCCGCACCGACAGCGGCATCAACAGCCAGACGGTCGTCCAGAAGGCCGATTCCCGCTTCGGCGAGGAAGGCTACGCCGTCGACGTGCAGACGCCGAACAGCCTCCGCGCCCACGTCGGCGCCGAGAGCGGCCGCGCCTCGGTGAACCCCTTCGGCCTCGACACGAACGACGGCCGGTGGCATCACGTCTTCTGCACGTGGGACGGCGCGGCTCTCGTCGTGTACTTCGACGGCGAGGAAGTCGGGCGCGACACCTCCCAGTCCGGGCCGGTGGTCCACACCGACCGCTCGCTGTACGTCGGCCGCGGCGACAACGGCTACACCTCCTACTACGGTCTGGTGGGGAGCGTCGACGACGTGCGCGTCTACGACGTGGCGCTGACCGCGAGCGAGGTCACGGCGCTGGTCGAAGAGAGCGGGGCGACGCCGACACCCACGCCGACCGAAACACCAACCGCGACACCGACCGAAACGGCGACGCCAACGCCGACACCGAGCGAAACGCCGACGATAACGGAGACGCTGACCGAGACGCTCACCCCGACTGCGACGGCCACGGCGACGCCCATACCGAACGACGAGTTCGGCGAACGCGGCTACGGAAGCTACGGGTACGGCGGCTTCCTCGACACATCCTGA
- a CDS encoding glycosyltransferase, protein MPTSRDETARPFVSVVIVTYNSEQTVAETLSSLADQTYPADRYEVLVVDGGSTDRTEDIAAAHGVEFRVAADATIGECRNHGVDAARGEYVAFTDSDCAVPSTWLDSHVDRIESYPDRVDIAGVGGPNRPFPDDPPFAKLVGSLQGTVFGSGGSPQSHAIGKVRLVGSVAACNVLYDASVFEEHRYDDEVNVGEDAEFHFRLSEAGYRFVFDPAIAVSHHLSADWGAFCKKSRSYGYAMARIQRRHGKVIRWYSALPSLALGGGVLAVADDLRSRRARNVPLLALAFLVVTAFATAQVYRDRRTPLAVLVPVMLAAQYGYYGLGFLEGLTAPDPVPQDLP, encoded by the coding sequence GTGCCGACTTCCCGTGACGAGACGGCCCGACCCTTCGTGTCCGTCGTCATCGTCACCTACAACTCCGAACAGACGGTCGCAGAGACGCTGTCGTCCCTCGCCGACCAGACGTACCCCGCGGACCGCTACGAGGTTCTCGTCGTCGACGGCGGGTCGACCGACCGAACCGAGGATATCGCGGCCGCACACGGCGTCGAGTTCCGGGTCGCGGCGGACGCGACCATCGGCGAGTGTCGGAACCACGGCGTCGACGCCGCTCGCGGCGAGTACGTCGCCTTCACCGACTCGGACTGTGCGGTCCCGTCGACGTGGCTCGACTCGCACGTCGACCGCATCGAGAGCTATCCAGACCGCGTGGACATCGCGGGCGTCGGGGGGCCGAACCGGCCGTTCCCCGACGACCCGCCGTTCGCGAAACTCGTCGGGAGTCTGCAGGGGACCGTCTTCGGGTCCGGCGGGTCACCGCAGTCTCACGCCATCGGGAAGGTCCGACTCGTCGGTTCCGTCGCGGCCTGTAACGTCCTCTACGACGCCAGCGTGTTCGAGGAACATCGGTACGACGACGAGGTCAACGTCGGTGAGGACGCCGAGTTCCACTTCCGCCTGAGTGAGGCGGGCTACCGGTTCGTCTTCGACCCGGCCATCGCCGTCTCGCACCACCTCTCGGCCGACTGGGGTGCGTTCTGCAAGAAGAGCCGTTCGTACGGCTACGCGATGGCCCGCATCCAGCGTCGCCACGGCAAGGTCATCCGCTGGTACTCCGCGCTCCCGTCGCTGGCGCTCGGCGGCGGCGTCCTCGCGGTGGCCGACGACCTGCGGAGTCGGCGGGCGCGCAACGTCCCGTTGCTGGCGCTCGCGTTCCTCGTCGTCACCGCCTTCGCCACCGCGCAGGTGTACCGCGACCGGCGGACGCCGCTGGCGGTGCTCGTCCCGGTCATGCTGGCCGCCCAGTACGGCTACTACGGCCTCGGTTTCCTCGAAGGACTGACGGCGCCCGACCCGGTCCCGCAGGACCTCCCTTAA
- a CDS encoding glucosamine inositolphosphorylceramide transferase family protein, which translates to MTIGEDTSRTRLLAHAQYRFDPVVRSARETLAKSTLAERVAWHAGERLHMRTPPASRVPDPVDLTGRHEGDTVPTYPYDADRAPSLFEPAGDVNPVLTAGDVTDFGHADCVADPFLLVADGRWHMFVEVYNHRRTPTAAIAHAESDDGYEWTYDRVVLETDEHLSYPYVFRWDGDYYMVPDRWAKERGPAGVTLYRAESFPHEWTPVADLVRPSTPLHDFSPFRWEDRWWALVGDGRDLYAYYSDDLEAPDWTPHAENPVVENRVRAGRPGGRPLVFEDRVLAFYQDCAARYGEKVRLYEISELTPTAFADEERHDSPAVEGTGGLGWNSGSMHQVDAWYDGEGWHCAVDGTLGLGYQVLGEHHWAVGIYRA; encoded by the coding sequence GTGACTATCGGCGAGGACACGTCCCGAACGCGATTGCTCGCACACGCGCAGTACCGGTTCGACCCCGTCGTGCGCTCGGCCCGCGAGACCCTCGCGAAGTCGACGCTGGCCGAACGAGTCGCGTGGCACGCCGGAGAGCGTCTCCACATGCGGACGCCACCGGCCTCTCGGGTACCGGACCCCGTCGACCTGACCGGTCGCCACGAGGGCGACACGGTCCCCACGTACCCCTACGACGCCGACCGCGCGCCGTCGCTGTTCGAACCGGCGGGCGACGTCAACCCCGTCCTCACGGCGGGAGACGTGACGGACTTCGGCCACGCCGACTGCGTCGCCGACCCGTTCTTACTGGTCGCCGACGGCCGCTGGCACATGTTCGTCGAGGTGTACAACCACCGCCGAACGCCGACGGCGGCTATCGCCCACGCCGAGAGCGACGACGGCTACGAGTGGACCTACGACCGCGTGGTCCTCGAAACCGACGAGCACCTCTCGTACCCCTACGTCTTTCGCTGGGACGGCGACTACTACATGGTTCCCGACCGGTGGGCCAAAGAGCGGGGACCGGCGGGCGTGACGCTGTACCGCGCCGAGTCGTTCCCCCACGAGTGGACCCCCGTCGCGGACCTCGTGCGGCCGTCGACGCCGCTGCACGACTTCAGCCCCTTCCGGTGGGAGGACCGCTGGTGGGCGCTCGTCGGCGACGGCCGCGACCTCTACGCGTACTACAGCGACGACCTCGAGGCACCCGACTGGACGCCCCACGCCGAGAACCCCGTCGTCGAGAACCGGGTGCGCGCCGGGCGACCCGGCGGTCGTCCCCTCGTCTTCGAGGACCGCGTCCTCGCGTTCTATCAGGACTGCGCCGCCCGCTACGGTGAGAAGGTCCGACTGTACGAGATTTCGGAGTTGACGCCGACGGCGTTCGCCGACGAGGAGCGCCACGACTCGCCCGCCGTCGAGGGGACCGGCGGCCTCGGGTGGAACTCCGGGTCCATGCATCAGGTCGACGCGTGGTACGACGGCGAGGGGTGGCACTGCGCGGTAGACGGGACTCTCGGACTGGGGTATCAGGTCCTCGGCGAACACCACTGGGCCGTCGGCATCTACCGGGCTTAA
- a CDS encoding PQQ-dependent sugar dehydrogenase: MDLPNRQSPDSPPGPSRRRFLTALGAVAGTGALAGCSFGNRDAARDEQTDSETADGGDGGSDTGGSGGNYFEPGPTVRLEEVATGLVSPSALVTADDGMDRRFILDQVGVVHVHDAEGLREDPFLDLSDRLVALGEDLPNWVAYDERGLLGLAFHPEFASNGLFYVRYSAPADDPELDHRERLSEFRATEDGERGDPDSERVLLDLPWERPIHQAGSIEFGPDGYLYAALGDGLNPFNGQDLTHNLKGSVLRLDVDGRTDDKPYGVPEDNPLVGQDGRDEHYAWGLRNPWKMAFSGDQLLLGDVGQATWEEVNVVEKGANYGWPLKEGYHCHDPQLGTSEDGECVVESDRGEPLVDPVLEFPHFDEAGDAVGFAVIGGHVHTGSVDAIRDSYVFGVFTSSFTAAAGRLVAATPREDGRWPMREIRVAGGLDIQVLSLGVDGDDSYVLGTRAALSDGPLTKREGVVYRVRPPQ, translated from the coding sequence ATGGACTTACCGAACCGGCAATCGCCCGATTCGCCGCCCGGCCCGTCGCGCCGACGGTTCCTGACGGCGCTCGGGGCCGTCGCGGGGACGGGTGCGCTCGCGGGGTGTTCGTTCGGGAACCGCGACGCGGCCCGCGACGAACAGACAGACAGTGAGACGGCTGACGGGGGCGACGGCGGCAGCGACACCGGCGGGTCCGGCGGCAACTACTTCGAACCCGGGCCGACCGTTCGACTCGAAGAAGTCGCGACCGGTCTCGTCTCGCCGAGCGCCCTCGTCACCGCCGACGACGGAATGGACCGTCGGTTCATCCTCGACCAAGTGGGCGTCGTGCACGTCCACGACGCCGAGGGCCTCCGCGAGGACCCGTTTCTGGACCTCTCGGACCGACTCGTCGCGCTCGGTGAGGACCTGCCCAACTGGGTCGCCTACGACGAGCGCGGTCTGTTGGGGTTGGCCTTCCATCCCGAGTTCGCCTCGAACGGCCTGTTCTACGTCCGGTACAGCGCGCCCGCCGACGACCCGGAACTGGACCACCGCGAACGCCTCTCGGAGTTCCGAGCAACCGAGGACGGCGAGCGCGGCGACCCGGACAGCGAGCGCGTCCTGTTGGACCTCCCGTGGGAACGGCCCATCCATCAGGCCGGAAGCATCGAGTTCGGGCCCGACGGCTACCTCTATGCCGCCCTCGGCGACGGCCTGAACCCGTTCAACGGACAGGACCTCACGCACAACCTCAAGGGAAGCGTCCTGCGACTCGACGTGGACGGCCGCACCGACGACAAACCCTACGGCGTCCCCGAGGACAACCCGCTCGTCGGGCAGGACGGCCGGGACGAACACTACGCGTGGGGCCTGCGGAACCCGTGGAAGATGGCCTTCAGCGGCGACCAGTTACTCCTCGGCGACGTGGGCCAAGCCACGTGGGAGGAGGTAAACGTCGTCGAGAAGGGGGCGAACTACGGGTGGCCGCTGAAGGAGGGGTATCACTGTCACGACCCGCAACTGGGGACCAGCGAGGACGGCGAGTGCGTCGTCGAGTCCGACCGGGGCGAACCGCTGGTCGACCCCGTCTTGGAGTTCCCGCACTTCGACGAGGCGGGCGACGCCGTCGGGTTCGCCGTCATCGGCGGCCACGTTCACACCGGGTCGGTCGACGCAATCCGCGACTCGTACGTCTTCGGCGTGTTCACGAGTTCGTTCACCGCGGCCGCGGGCCGCCTCGTCGCGGCGACGCCCCGCGAGGACGGCCGCTGGCCGATGCGAGAGATTCGGGTCGCGGGCGGTCTCGACATCCAGGTCCTCTCGCTCGGCGTCGACGGCGACGACAGCTACGTCCTCGGGACGCGCGCGGCGCTGAGCGACGGCCCGCTCACGAAACGCGAGGGCGTCGTCTACCGCGTCCGCCCTCCGCAGTAA
- the glmS gene encoding glutamine--fructose-6-phosphate transaminase (isomerizing) — MCGIIGYVGEQSAQPRLVAGLQKLEYRGYDSAGIALVDDALSVYKQVGLVGELDLPADSSQTCGIGHTRWSTHGKPTDANAHPHTDCTGDVAVVHNGIVGNYDDLRAELPGHEFRSETDTEVVAHLVEEELTRTDDLREAVAAVVDRIEGSYALGVVAAGYDGIVAARRNSPLVVGHGSDGNFIASDVTPLLEHTRSVSYLEDGDVAHITREGVSVWHDGDPVERTVKTIEWDADAAEKGGYEHYMLKEIHEQPQALRQAIAGRIDPLEERVDLDLSLSASFLDDVDEIQLVACGTSYHACLYGKQLLETLADVRATVEFASEYTVGSGRDPERTLVVGVSQSGETADTLRALRMARRTGIRTLGVTNTVGSTVARECDDALYIQAGPEIGVAATKTFASQVVTLALFALSVADSRGELDLAVGAQLLDDLQALPGAVQTILDREDEVAAVADAYAGGEAFFFIGRRFATPVALEGALKLKEISYDHAEGFPAGELKHGPLALVTEGTPVLAVLTDGARPEETHNNVKEVQSRGAPVIAIASESGREGDYEVGFGVPELGLLEPLVANVYLQLFAYCVADTKERPIDRPRNLAKSVTVE; from the coding sequence ATGTGTGGAATCATCGGCTACGTCGGCGAACAGTCCGCCCAGCCACGTCTGGTGGCGGGGTTGCAGAAACTGGAGTACCGCGGCTACGACTCGGCCGGTATCGCGCTGGTCGACGACGCGCTCTCGGTGTACAAACAGGTGGGCCTCGTCGGCGAGTTGGACCTGCCCGCCGACTCGTCCCAGACCTGCGGCATCGGACACACGCGCTGGAGCACCCACGGGAAACCGACCGACGCGAACGCCCACCCGCACACCGACTGCACGGGTGATGTGGCCGTCGTCCACAACGGCATCGTCGGCAACTACGACGACTTGCGCGCCGAGTTGCCCGGCCACGAGTTCCGGAGCGAGACGGACACCGAAGTCGTCGCCCACCTCGTCGAGGAGGAACTGACGCGGACCGACGACCTCCGCGAGGCCGTCGCGGCCGTCGTCGACCGCATCGAGGGAAGCTACGCCCTGGGCGTCGTCGCGGCGGGCTACGACGGTATCGTCGCCGCGCGGCGAAACAGCCCCCTCGTCGTGGGCCACGGGAGCGACGGCAACTTCATCGCCAGCGACGTGACGCCGCTGCTGGAACACACCCGCTCGGTGTCGTATCTGGAGGACGGCGACGTGGCACACATCACCCGGGAGGGCGTCTCCGTGTGGCACGACGGCGACCCGGTAGAGCGGACGGTCAAGACCATCGAATGGGATGCCGACGCCGCCGAGAAGGGCGGCTACGAGCACTACATGCTCAAGGAGATTCACGAGCAACCACAGGCGCTCCGGCAGGCCATCGCCGGGCGCATCGACCCGCTGGAGGAACGGGTGGACCTCGACCTCTCGCTGTCGGCGTCCTTCCTCGACGACGTGGACGAGATTCAACTGGTCGCCTGCGGCACGTCCTACCACGCCTGTCTGTACGGGAAGCAACTGCTGGAGACGCTCGCGGACGTGCGGGCCACCGTCGAGTTCGCCAGCGAGTACACCGTCGGCAGCGGCCGCGACCCCGAACGAACGCTCGTCGTCGGCGTCAGTCAGAGCGGCGAGACGGCCGACACCCTCCGGGCGTTGCGGATGGCCCGCCGGACCGGGATTCGGACGCTCGGCGTGACCAACACTGTCGGGAGTACCGTCGCCCGCGAGTGCGACGACGCCCTCTACATTCAGGCCGGGCCGGAAATCGGCGTCGCCGCGACCAAGACGTTCGCCTCGCAGGTCGTCACCCTCGCGCTGTTCGCGCTCTCGGTGGCCGACTCCCGCGGGGAACTCGACCTCGCGGTCGGCGCGCAGTTGCTCGACGACCTGCAGGCGCTCCCCGGGGCCGTCCAGACCATCCTCGACCGCGAGGACGAAGTGGCCGCCGTCGCCGACGCCTACGCGGGCGGCGAGGCGTTCTTCTTCATCGGTCGCCGGTTCGCCACCCCCGTCGCGCTGGAAGGGGCGCTCAAACTCAAGGAGATATCCTACGACCACGCCGAGGGGTTCCCGGCGGGCGAACTCAAACACGGGCCGCTGGCGCTGGTCACCGAGGGAACGCCCGTCTTGGCCGTCCTGACCGACGGCGCGCGCCCGGAGGAGACCCACAACAACGTCAAGGAGGTCCAGTCCCGCGGCGCGCCCGTCATCGCCATCGCCTCCGAGTCGGGGCGAGAGGGCGATTACGAGGTGGGCTTCGGCGTGCCCGAACTCGGCCTGCTGGAACCGCTCGTCGCCAACGTCTACCTCCAGTTGTTCGCCTACTGCGTCGCCGACACCAAGGAGCGTCCAATCGACAGGCCGCGAAACCTCGCGAAGAGCGTCACCGTCGAGTAA
- a CDS encoding glycosyltransferase family 4 protein, which translates to MSDEPSARTGHETTASDDPTYRVLGCATEHPNHVFQVRTPFNHRSFDALNATGVDLDVVSPTPFAPPVGPYSEYRHVPTTEQWGSYRVHYPRFLYMLPKRYFYHVSGNSARKRVTNYVEDTFETPHDVVQACGFYLDGYATLEYCKRHDVPLVALSHAGDLKNFDRFNDTVQSHIRETIDYCSAVLTVSDELSAIARRFAPASKVTTLPIGEDPENYPTDRRDAIRRELGIAPETKLLLYVGRFEKEKGVRDLVAALESLDRDDVAVAAVGHGGALHWWFLDRLGELRHPAHAYWQLDPIAVRRLHVAADLLVHPSHFEARPTVIYEAMAAQTPVLASNVGGIPEMVVDGETGVLVTPHDPETLAETLDYLLDDPERLREMGAAGHRRLVDQQWTWRRHAERLNEIHREVMGD; encoded by the coding sequence ATGTCAGACGAACCTTCTGCCCGAACCGGCCACGAGACGACAGCGAGCGACGACCCGACCTACCGCGTCCTCGGCTGTGCGACCGAACACCCGAATCACGTCTTTCAGGTCCGAACGCCGTTCAACCACCGGTCGTTCGACGCCCTGAACGCCACCGGCGTCGACTTAGACGTCGTCTCGCCGACGCCCTTCGCCCCGCCCGTCGGCCCGTACTCGGAGTACCGCCACGTCCCCACGACCGAACAGTGGGGGTCCTATCGCGTCCACTACCCGCGTTTCCTGTACATGCTTCCGAAGCGGTATTTCTACCACGTCTCGGGCAACTCCGCCCGGAAACGCGTCACGAACTACGTCGAAGACACCTTCGAGACGCCCCACGACGTGGTGCAGGCCTGCGGGTTCTACCTCGACGGCTACGCCACGCTGGAGTACTGCAAGCGCCACGACGTGCCGCTGGTGGCCCTCTCGCACGCGGGCGACCTGAAGAACTTCGACCGGTTCAACGACACCGTCCAGTCCCACATCCGCGAGACCATCGACTACTGCTCGGCGGTCCTGACCGTCAGCGACGAACTCAGCGCGATTGCGCGGCGGTTCGCGCCCGCCAGCAAGGTGACCACGCTCCCCATCGGCGAGGACCCCGAGAACTACCCGACCGACCGCCGGGACGCCATCCGCCGAGAACTCGGTATCGCCCCCGAGACGAAACTCCTCCTGTACGTCGGCCGCTTCGAGAAGGAGAAAGGAGTCCGTGACCTCGTCGCCGCGCTCGAATCGCTGGACCGCGACGACGTGGCCGTGGCCGCCGTCGGCCACGGCGGGGCGCTCCACTGGTGGTTCCTCGACAGACTGGGCGAACTGCGCCACCCCGCCCACGCCTACTGGCAACTGGACCCCATCGCCGTCCGCCGTCTCCACGTGGCCGCGGACCTGCTCGTCCACCCGAGTCACTTCGAGGCCCGGCCGACGGTCATCTACGAGGCGATGGCCGCCCAGACGCCCGTGCTGGCCTCGAACGTCGGCGGCATTCCAGAGATGGTCGTCGACGGCGAAACCGGCGTCCTCGTCACACCGCACGACCCCGAGACGCTGGCCGAGACGCTCGACTACCTCTTGGACGACCCCGAGCGGTTGCGGGAGATGGGCGCGGCGGGCCACCGGCGACTGGTCGACCAGCAGTGGACGTGGCGACGCCACGCCGAGCGCCTCAACGAGATTCACCGGGAGGTCATGGGTGACTGA
- a CDS encoding glycosyltransferase family 2 protein yields the protein MTDSPRVSVVIPAYERGDVIGRAIDSALAQTVDDTEVLVVDDGSGDDTRAVVEGYDDPRVRYLSHETNRGVSAARNTGVDAATGAYVAFLDSDDEWLPRKLERQLAVLDDRGKEWVGAYCDVATAGLSALGRLATVVSDRLFRSSAPREGGRELAASLLSMQVFMGPGSTLVVERAVLDETGGFDEDLSIYEDWDLVLRVLAAGKLAYVDEPLALTHFTGDAPAAAYVENDRRYLDRNAALVAELEAEGIPVRRVHRMGLVGHFLAEGRFDEATDYLDVGALARPKDLARVVFWSVLGLRALAAGGPE from the coding sequence GTGACTGACTCGCCTCGCGTGAGCGTCGTGATTCCGGCCTACGAGCGGGGCGACGTTATCGGCCGCGCGATAGACAGCGCCCTCGCACAGACGGTCGACGACACCGAAGTCCTCGTCGTCGACGACGGCAGCGGCGACGACACGCGGGCGGTGGTCGAGGGATACGACGACCCCCGGGTGCGGTATCTGTCCCACGAGACGAACCGCGGGGTCAGCGCCGCCCGGAACACCGGCGTCGACGCCGCGACGGGGGCGTACGTCGCCTTCCTCGATTCGGACGACGAGTGGCTTCCCCGGAAACTCGAACGGCAACTCGCCGTCCTCGACGACCGGGGCAAGGAGTGGGTCGGGGCCTACTGCGACGTGGCGACGGCGGGCCTGTCGGCGCTCGGTCGACTCGCCACTGTCGTCTCCGACCGCCTGTTCCGGTCGAGCGCGCCCCGCGAGGGCGGGCGGGAACTGGCCGCCTCGCTGCTCTCGATGCAGGTGTTCATGGGGCCGGGGTCGACCCTGGTGGTCGAGCGGGCGGTCCTCGACGAGACGGGCGGGTTCGACGAGGACCTCTCCATCTACGAGGACTGGGACCTCGTCCTGCGAGTCCTCGCGGCCGGGAAACTGGCGTACGTGGACGAACCGCTGGCGCTGACCCACTTCACCGGCGACGCGCCCGCCGCGGCCTACGTCGAGAACGACCGGCGCTACCTCGACCGGAACGCCGCCCTCGTGGCCGAACTGGAGGCCGAAGGAATCCCGGTCCGGCGCGTCCACCGGATGGGACTCGTCGGCCACTTCCTCGCCGAGGGCCGCTTCGACGAGGCCACCGACTACCTCGACGTGGGGGCGCTCGCCCGGCCGAAAGACCTCGCGCGGGTCGTGTTCTGGTCGGTACTCGGCCTCCGTGCACTCGCCGCGGGAGGTCCAGAGTGA